Proteins from one Podospora pseudoanserina strain CBS 124.78 chromosome 1, whole genome shotgun sequence genomic window:
- a CDS encoding hypothetical protein (EggNog:ENOG503PTEP), whose translation MIRAIKNSWASNLEVSVVKLSLTRSIMDKALASIFAAATQVTREMMESGEINGNVETMAVLNNLKLRVGTVPVVLAGGGTSMGVGTWAKLVPSELFCKIFMVLRAARRCWFEAPEEPFAVEEHCALAHNIDRFFEVDMLNWGDFAMVQFVVRGGLGDFGVGVGGEDDDEVVDIFAGDEEGEGDEVVDEVGEEDGGDEMEIDDSTSKLLNSGQLEEAFARLRVDIGQTKLQLALARLHF comes from the exons ATGATCCGAGCGATCAAGAACAGCTGG GCTTCCAACCTCGAAGTCTCCGTGGTCAAGCTTAGCTTGACCAGATCCATCATGGACAAGGCCCTGGCCTCAATTTTTGCGGCGGCGACACAAGTGACtcgggagatgatggagtcAGGGGAAATAAACGGAAACGTCGAAACAATGGCGGTTTTGAACAACTTGAAGTTGCGCGTCGGAACGGTCCCGGTGGTTTTGGCTGGTGGCGGAACGAGCATGGGCGTGGGCACGTGGGCGAAACTGGTGCCGTCCGAGCTGTTCTGCAAGATCTTCATGGTCTTACGGGCTGCTCGGCGGTGCTGGTTCGAGGCGCCAGAGGAGCCGTTTGCCGTGGAGGAGCATTGCGCCCTCGCGCACAACATTGACCGCTTCTTTGAAGTGGACATGTTGAACTGGGGGGACTTTGCGATGGTCCAGTTTGTGGTGCGGGGTGGGCTGGGTGATTtcggtgtgggtgtgggaggggaggatgacgatgaggtcGTCGATATCTTTGcgggagatgaggagggagagggggatgaggtggtggatgaggtgggcgaggaggatggtggtgatgaaatGGAGATCGACGAT TCAACTTCCAAGCTGTTGAACTCTGGtcagttggaggaggcgttCGCTCGCCTTCGGGTGGATATCGGCCAGACCAAGTTGCAGCTGGCCCTTGCCAGGCTGCATTTCTGA